Proteins co-encoded in one Kribbella qitaiheensis genomic window:
- a CDS encoding helix-turn-helix domain-containing protein: MLRQRLDRARLLLETTDHPVERVATQSGFGTGAALRHHFHLVLGTTPQRHRQEFGPVLRTPGGRRSEQE; the protein is encoded by the coding sequence TTGCTCCGGCAGCGGCTGGATCGGGCCCGGCTGCTGCTGGAGACCACCGATCACCCGGTCGAGCGAGTCGCAACCCAGAGCGGATTCGGGACCGGCGCCGCGCTCCGGCACCACTTCCACCTGGTCCTCGGCACCACGCCGCAACGCCACCGCCAGGAGTTCGGACCTGTACTGCGTACTCCGGGTGGCCGTCGGTCAGAGCAGGAGTAG
- a CDS encoding malate dehydrogenase encodes MSTTPVKVAVTGAAGQIGYSLLFRIASGALLGPDTPVQLRLLEITPALKALEGVVMELEDSAFPTLAGIEIGDDANTIFDGANVALLVGARPRTKGMERGDLLEANGAIFTVQGKALNDHAADDIRITVTGNPANTNALIAKSNAPDIPAERFSALTRLDHNRALAQLARKTGTHVTELKKLTIWGNHSATQYPDIFHAEVAGKNAAEVVNDQAWIENDFLPTVQKRGAAIIEARGASSAASAAAATIDHTRDWLRGSADGDWLSMAVVSDGSYGVPEGIISSFPVTTKDGNWEIVQGLEINEFSRGKIDASTKELGEERDAVKALNLLG; translated from the coding sequence GTGAGCACTACACCCGTGAAGGTCGCCGTCACCGGCGCCGCCGGCCAGATCGGCTACAGCCTGCTGTTCCGCATCGCCAGCGGTGCCCTGCTCGGGCCGGACACCCCGGTTCAGCTCCGGTTGCTGGAGATCACGCCGGCACTGAAGGCACTCGAGGGTGTCGTGATGGAGCTCGAGGACTCGGCGTTCCCGACGCTGGCCGGGATCGAGATCGGCGACGACGCCAACACGATCTTCGACGGCGCCAACGTGGCCCTGCTGGTCGGCGCCCGCCCCCGCACCAAGGGGATGGAGCGCGGTGACCTGCTCGAGGCGAACGGCGCGATCTTCACCGTTCAGGGCAAGGCGCTGAACGACCACGCCGCCGACGACATCCGGATCACCGTGACCGGCAACCCGGCCAACACCAACGCGCTGATCGCGAAGAGCAACGCGCCGGACATCCCGGCCGAGCGCTTCTCCGCGCTGACCCGGCTCGACCACAACCGCGCGCTGGCCCAGCTCGCGCGCAAGACCGGCACCCACGTCACCGAGCTGAAGAAGCTGACGATCTGGGGCAACCACAGCGCCACGCAGTACCCGGACATCTTCCACGCGGAGGTGGCCGGCAAGAACGCCGCCGAGGTCGTGAACGACCAGGCGTGGATCGAGAACGACTTCCTGCCGACCGTGCAGAAGCGTGGCGCGGCGATCATCGAGGCCCGCGGCGCTTCCTCCGCGGCATCGGCCGCGGCTGCCACGATCGACCACACCCGCGACTGGCTGCGCGGCTCGGCCGACGGCGACTGGTTGTCGATGGCGGTCGTCTCCGACGGCTCGTACGGCGTACCCGAGGGCATCATCTCGTCGTTCCCGGTGACCACCAAGGACGGCAACTGGGAGATCGTCCAGGGCCTGGAGATCAACGAGTTCTCCCGCGGCAAGATCGACGCCAGCACCAAGGAGCTCGGCGAGGAGCGCGACGCGGTCAAGGCACTGAACCTGCTCGGCTGA
- a CDS encoding MOSC domain-containing protein: MSTAKVSELRYYPVKGLAGISVEQAVVTPAGLLHDRNFMLVNPDGTFLSQRTDPAMAPLRVAVLADSLQFSADGADTLEVPIRYDGKRRDVSLFNHWFGTGVAQDPAADKWFSERLGRPAALVRVTPEHDRPGWGVHKGQTGFGDAHALMITSLSSLDGLNERIVDRGGDAIPMNRFRPNIVIAGWDEPHTEDRVLRASAGELEFGYAARSIRCAVPTVDQATGRKTGPEPTRTLATYRRQPDYGGGVSFGMKASVLAAGTIHVGDEILVHDWLPEGDDPAPSAR; the protein is encoded by the coding sequence GTGTCCACAGCCAAGGTCTCCGAGCTGCGCTACTACCCCGTGAAAGGCCTGGCCGGGATCTCGGTCGAGCAGGCCGTGGTGACGCCGGCCGGGCTCCTGCACGACCGCAACTTCATGCTGGTCAATCCCGACGGCACCTTCCTGAGCCAGCGGACCGACCCGGCGATGGCCCCGCTCCGGGTCGCCGTCCTGGCCGACTCGCTGCAGTTCTCCGCCGACGGCGCCGACACCCTCGAAGTACCGATCCGGTACGACGGGAAGCGGCGCGACGTGAGTCTCTTCAACCACTGGTTCGGCACCGGAGTGGCGCAGGATCCGGCCGCGGACAAATGGTTCTCCGAGCGGCTCGGCCGACCCGCGGCCCTGGTCCGGGTGACGCCCGAGCACGACCGGCCCGGATGGGGCGTGCACAAGGGCCAGACCGGTTTCGGCGACGCCCACGCGCTGATGATCACCTCGCTGTCGTCCCTGGACGGCCTGAACGAAAGGATCGTCGACCGCGGCGGCGACGCCATCCCGATGAACCGCTTCCGCCCGAACATCGTCATCGCCGGCTGGGACGAGCCGCACACCGAGGACCGCGTACTGCGTGCCTCGGCCGGCGAACTGGAGTTCGGCTACGCGGCCCGCTCGATCCGCTGCGCCGTCCCGACCGTCGACCAGGCGACCGGCCGGAAGACGGGCCCGGAGCCGACGCGCACGCTCGCGACGTACCGGCGGCAGCCCGACTACGGCGGCGGCGTGAGTTTCGGGATGAAGGCGTCGGTGCTCGCGGCCGGCACGATCCACGTCGGCGATGAGATCTTGGTACACGATTGGTTGCCGGAAGGCGACGATCCAGCGCCGTCGGCTCGGTAG
- a CDS encoding MBL fold metallo-hydrolase translates to MKITHVGGPTALLTLGGLSFLTDPAFDQPRDYQLPGRVMTKLTGPAVSIEDLGPIDAVLLSHDQHKDNLDDSGRELLPTVPLVLSTPDAAERIAGVHGLENWESVALPRPDGGTVTVTGLPARHGPEGCESVTGIVTGFLLSGEDLPTVYVSGDNASVELVEELVARLKAGTIPGVTARKVDVALLFAGAARTPLLDGAPLTLTSEAAVEAARLLSPAVIVPVHTEGWAHFSEGPDHLAKTFTAAGLTGQLHVPVAGAALSI, encoded by the coding sequence ATGAAGATCACTCACGTCGGCGGACCGACCGCGCTGCTCACGCTCGGCGGCCTTTCGTTCCTGACCGATCCCGCGTTCGACCAGCCCCGCGACTATCAGCTGCCGGGGCGCGTGATGACGAAGCTGACCGGCCCCGCGGTGTCGATCGAGGACCTTGGCCCGATCGATGCCGTCCTGCTTTCGCACGACCAGCACAAGGACAACCTCGACGACTCCGGTCGTGAGCTCCTGCCGACCGTTCCGCTGGTGTTGTCGACTCCGGACGCTGCTGAACGGATCGCAGGTGTTCACGGACTGGAGAACTGGGAGTCCGTCGCGCTGCCTCGCCCGGACGGCGGCACTGTCACTGTGACCGGTCTCCCGGCTCGCCACGGTCCGGAGGGCTGCGAATCGGTGACCGGAATCGTCACCGGCTTCCTTCTCTCCGGCGAAGATCTGCCCACTGTCTATGTCTCCGGCGACAACGCTTCGGTAGAGCTCGTCGAGGAGCTGGTGGCACGCCTCAAGGCAGGCACGATCCCCGGTGTCACAGCTCGCAAGGTCGACGTAGCCCTGCTCTTCGCGGGTGCCGCCCGAACCCCGCTCCTCGACGGCGCTCCCCTGACCCTCACCTCAGAAGCCGCTGTCGAAGCCGCCCGGCTCCTGTCCCCCGCCGTCATCGTCCCGGTCCACACCGAAGGCTGGGCCCACTTCAGCGAGGGCCCCGACCACCTGGCCAAGACGTTCACCGCAGCCGGCCTCACCGGCCAACTCCATGTCCCGGTAGCAGGGGCCGCCCTGTCGATCTAG
- a CDS encoding spermidine synthase, which produces MERKVGSGVATVEADADGTFVLRVDGSLQSQVDLADPTHLSFEYVRRIGDVLDAVAERRQPISVLHVGGAGLTLARYVAATRPRSRQIVLEPDEDLTEFVRETLPLPKRAGIKVRPVTGRAGIAEVYPDSVDVVIVDAFVREAVPANLVTAEFVAECSRVLRPTGLLVLNLIDGSAGLTFVRRVAATLHTHLAPAGPAGASGRVGHGVVLAERKVLRGKSFGNVVLVGSAQPVPELADAGRRAQPPYEVLPLAELAGKAEPLTDADGFASPAAPAGTFGR; this is translated from the coding sequence ATGGAACGCAAGGTCGGTAGTGGGGTCGCGACGGTCGAGGCCGATGCCGACGGGACATTCGTACTGCGGGTCGACGGATCGCTGCAGTCGCAGGTCGACCTGGCCGATCCGACGCATCTCTCGTTCGAGTACGTCCGGCGGATCGGCGACGTGCTCGACGCCGTCGCCGAGCGCAGGCAGCCGATCTCGGTGCTGCACGTCGGTGGCGCGGGGCTCACGCTGGCGCGGTACGTCGCTGCCACCCGGCCGAGGTCGCGGCAGATCGTGCTCGAACCGGACGAGGACCTGACCGAGTTCGTCCGGGAGACGCTGCCGTTGCCGAAGCGGGCCGGGATCAAGGTCCGCCCGGTCACCGGTCGGGCGGGGATCGCCGAGGTCTACCCGGATTCGGTCGACGTCGTCATCGTCGACGCGTTCGTCCGCGAGGCGGTGCCTGCGAACCTCGTCACCGCCGAGTTCGTCGCCGAGTGTTCCCGCGTACTCCGCCCCACCGGCCTCCTCGTCCTCAACCTGATCGACGGCTCCGCCGGCCTCACCTTCGTCCGCCGCGTAGCCGCAACGCTCCACACCCATCTCGCACCAGCCGGGCCCGCCGGCGCGAGTGGTCGGGTGGGGCATGGGGTGGTGCTCGCCGAGCGGAAGGTGTTGCGGGGGAAGTCGTTCGGGAATGTGGTGCTGGTGGGGTCGGCGCAGCCGGTACCGGAGTTGGCCGACGCCGGGCGGCGGGCGCAACCGCCGTACGAGGTGCTGCCGCTGGCGGAGCTTGCCGGTAAAGCTGAGCCGCTCACCGATGCCGACGGGTTCGCCTCGCCGGCCGCGCCCGCGGGGACCTTCGGTCGCTAA